Proteins from a single region of Nerophis ophidion isolate RoL-2023_Sa linkage group LG08, RoL_Noph_v1.0, whole genome shotgun sequence:
- the sult2st2 gene encoding sulfotransferase family 2, cytosolic sulfotransferase 2, which translates to MAETDLYTMYKGVPLPTLIHPPHSLRRYETFTFRPDDILIVTYPKSGTTWMQEIVPLIVSGGDPASVETLHNWDRVPWLEETRSCSLNLDDRPSPRMFTTHFHHNMMPPSFFEVRPKVIYVMRNPKDVFTSTFHYHGMASFLVDPGPQSEFLHKFLKGEVMFGSWFEHIKSWLNDKERIFYISYEEMTKDLKDSVARIAQFLEKSLDNDVIEKIAERCMFENMKKNNMSNYSAVPREIMDHTKTEFLRKGIAGDWKNQLTAAEAEYFDSVYKDNMKHVDYKFAWD; encoded by the exons ATGGCGGAGACAGACTTGTACACGATGTACAAAGGGGTCCCACTGCCCACTCTCATTCACCCTCCGCACAGTCTGAGGCGCTATGAGACCTTCACTTTCCGACCAGATGACATTCTCATCGTCACTTACCCCAAGTCCG GTACAACTTGGATGCAGGAGATCGTGCCCCTCATCGTGAGCGGAGGAGATCCTGCTTCAGTGGAGACCCTCCATAACTGGGACCGTGTTCCTTGGCTGGAGGAGACTCGTAGTTGCAGTCTCAATCTTGATGACAGGCCTTCTCCACGCATGTTTACCACACATTTCCACCACAATATGATGCCACCATCTTTCTTTGAAGTTAGGCCGAAG GTCATCTATGTCATGAGAAACCCCAAAGATGTCTTTACTTCAACCTTCCATTATCATGGAATGGCTTCCTTCCTGGTTGACCCTGGGCCACAGAGCGAGTTTCTTCACAAGTTCCTGAAAGGAGAAG TTATGTTTGGCTCGTGGTTTGAACATATTAAGAGCTGGCTGAATGACAAAGAGCGAATATTCTACATCTCCTATGAAGAGATGACAAAG GATCTGAAGGACTCTGTGGCTAGAATTGCTCAGTTCTTGGAGAAATCTCTGGACAATGACGTGATCGAGAAGATTGCAGAACGGTGCATGTTCGagaacatgaagaaaaacaacatgtcCAACTACTCTGCAGTTCCCAGGGAAATCATGGACCACACAAAGACTGAGTTTCTCAGGAAAG GAATAGCTGGAGACTGGAAAAACCAACTAACAGCAGCAGAAGCAGAATACTTTGATTCTGTTTATAAAGACAACATGAAACATGTTGATTACAAGTTTGCATGGGATTAA